In Pleurocapsa sp. PCC 7319, the following are encoded in one genomic region:
- a CDS encoding Mini-ribonuclease 3 translates to MTNQLSQIERLSPIALAYIGDAVYELFVRTNLLMPPKRMADYHSQVVTQVRAESQAVHLSFLLPYLTDSEKEILRRGRNACVSKPSRLSRHTYQQATGLEALIGYLHLTNPERLQELLAKLDFGLIDN, encoded by the coding sequence ATGACCAATCAGTTATCTCAAATTGAAAGGTTATCGCCGATCGCCTTAGCATATATTGGAGATGCAGTATATGAACTATTTGTTCGCACTAACCTTTTAATGCCTCCGAAGAGAATGGCTGATTACCACAGTCAAGTTGTGACCCAAGTTCGAGCCGAGAGTCAGGCGGTTCATTTATCGTTTTTATTACCTTATTTAACCGATTCGGAAAAAGAAATTTTACGTCGTGGGCGTAATGCTTGTGTCAGCAAGCCCAGTCGTTTGTCACGCCACACTTATCAGCAAGCAACTGGCTTAGAAGCCTTAATTGGCTATCTTCATCTAACCAATCCAGAGCGTTTACAAGAGTTGTTAGCCAAATTGGATTTTGGCTTGATTGACAATTGA
- a CDS encoding STAS domain-containing protein, giving the protein MSLRGTREVRENYQIFRLTGLLDAFSEPAFRKVIGNCIDEGPKNLILVLAQIDFIDSSGLGALVQLVKKAQTGGGSLQVVTNPRVTQTVKLVRLEKFLSLQPSVEVALENLKQ; this is encoded by the coding sequence GTGAGCTTAAGAGGCACTCGAGAAGTCAGGGAAAACTATCAAATATTTCGTCTTACTGGATTACTAGATGCCTTTTCTGAACCAGCATTTCGTAAAGTCATTGGTAATTGTATTGACGAGGGACCAAAAAACCTAATTTTGGTTCTTGCACAAATTGATTTTATCGACAGTTCTGGTTTGGGAGCTTTGGTGCAACTTGTGAAAAAGGCACAAACTGGAGGTGGTAGTTTGCAGGTTGTCACCAACCCGCGAGTTACACAAACCGTAAAGCTAGTTCGTCTAGAGAAGTTTCTTTCTCTCCAGCCTTCTGTTGAAGTTGCACTAGAAAATCTTAAACAATAA
- a CDS encoding alpha/beta fold hydrolase, which translates to MDLNTKIKGQGFPILCLHGHPGSAASMSVFTNYLSQKYQTIAPDLRGYGKSQCQQNFEMREHINDLTTLLDKHQIDRCLLLGWSLGGIIAMELALADSKRFSGMVLIATAAHPLSSHPRPTRQDLLFTGIGGIINYLKPGWQWNINTFGKRSLFRYLVSHHSPESYHYLAKEGTPAYWQTSKAANTALSTAIRQGYNRLDDLHRINIPCLMLSAECDRHITAYSSQKTAQHLKNCQYKNYPQVAHLFPWEIPDLVLADIQKWLDQFRFGKE; encoded by the coding sequence ATGGATCTAAATACGAAAATCAAAGGACAAGGGTTTCCCATTCTCTGCTTACATGGTCATCCTGGTTCTGCTGCTAGTATGTCTGTATTTACTAATTATCTTTCCCAGAAATATCAGACTATTGCTCCCGATTTGCGTGGCTATGGAAAAAGTCAATGTCAGCAAAATTTTGAAATGCGGGAACATATAAATGATCTCACAACTTTACTAGATAAACATCAAATTGATCGTTGTTTGCTGTTGGGTTGGTCATTAGGGGGTATTATCGCGATGGAATTAGCCCTGGCAGACTCAAAAAGGTTCAGTGGAATGGTTTTAATCGCCACTGCTGCCCATCCCCTTAGTAGTCATCCTAGGCCGACTAGACAGGATTTATTGTTTACTGGTATCGGGGGCATAATTAATTATCTAAAACCTGGTTGGCAGTGGAATATTAATACTTTTGGTAAGCGATCGCTTTTCCGTTATTTAGTTAGTCATCATAGTCCTGAGTCCTATCATTATTTAGCTAAAGAAGGAACTCCTGCTTATTGGCAAACTTCCAAGGCAGCAAATACAGCTTTATCAACAGCAATTAGACAGGGTTATAATCGCCTAGATGATTTACATCGAATAAATATTCCTTGTTTAATGTTATCGGCAGAATGCGATCGCCATATCACTGCTTACTCTAGTCAAAAAACTGCCCAACATCTTAAAAATTGTCAATATAAAAATTATCCCCAAGTCGCCCATCTCTTCCCTTGGGAAATTCCTGACTTAGTTTTAGCAGATATCCAAAAATGGCTCGATCAATTTAGGTTTGGGAAAGAATAA
- a CDS encoding ABC transporter substrate-binding protein, translating to MKPNIDLQKFLASFDEFIQQMRQLDKADNPKLVLKEVIGWTKGQPLLTKKLLQYILQSQQKIRAGKEIITVEKIVRQRLVKEFKKDNLTLEIRGLCYQKDLEAIYQKNNGLVESQKERYLQKSQLELGLSNQQCKTITDQYIVSNLKTIFQPNANSISVKNNRPKIHNLNQYQSELKRKPRSLLRKKKLWLLLLIPLISIISTTIILRSQRDFRYSNSVDSNSQKNICIDLNSRQSPRMSLGEKLLAPDYQNVRSQSVIALYEGVASFARCEFSTAAKKFQVSLNLNKNNPEALIYFNNAKVISQEHFKIAVSVPLGNMPEVAREILRGVAQAQAEFNHQNGIKQKLLLVQIVNDDNDPAIVRQVAQRLAEDPKILAVVGHNISNASLAGSEVYQKEGLVMISPTSGSTELSGIGSYIMRTIPSVALMANTLADYASVNYFTNIVVCADSGSSASSSFVEEFISEMNNDGGKVAGVKCDFAQKNLDPQSIVKQAISQNADALLLAPSLNHISKAIAISQANQNRLPLLGNHSLYTFETIKQGKEQVAGMVLPSPWIPTATSDNDFSQKAIEYWGGQVNWRTATAYDATKAIIQGLRSSQTRSQLQSVITQSDFVVNGVTGKFRFDQGDRLGKTQLAYITKADKNSEQYQFAPLNLNINLER from the coding sequence ATGAAGCCAAATATAGATTTGCAGAAGTTTCTAGCATCGTTTGATGAATTTATTCAACAGATGCGACAATTAGATAAAGCAGATAACCCCAAGTTGGTTTTAAAGGAAGTAATAGGGTGGACAAAAGGTCAACCTTTATTAACTAAAAAACTTTTACAATACATCTTACAATCTCAGCAAAAAATCAGAGCGGGGAAAGAAATAATTACAGTTGAAAAAATTGTCAGACAACGGCTAGTTAAAGAGTTCAAAAAAGATAATTTAACTTTGGAGATCAGGGGATTATGCTATCAAAAAGATTTAGAAGCTATTTACCAAAAAAACAATGGACTAGTTGAGTCACAAAAAGAAAGATACCTCCAAAAATCTCAGCTTGAATTAGGGTTGTCAAATCAACAATGCAAAACTATAACTGACCAATATATAGTATCAAATTTAAAAACAATTTTTCAGCCAAATGCTAACTCTATCTCGGTAAAAAATAATCGACCAAAAATTCATAATTTAAATCAGTATCAATCTGAACTAAAGAGAAAACCTAGAAGTTTACTCCGTAAAAAAAAGTTATGGCTTTTATTATTGATACCTTTAATCTCAATAATCTCAACTACTATAATTTTACGCTCGCAAAGAGATTTTCGATATTCTAATTCTGTTGACTCTAACTCCCAAAAAAATATTTGTATTGATTTAAATAGTCGTCAATCACCAAGAATGAGTCTGGGAGAAAAATTACTTGCCCCAGACTATCAAAATGTTCGCTCTCAAAGTGTAATTGCTCTATATGAAGGGGTAGCATCTTTTGCACGATGTGAATTTTCTACTGCGGCTAAGAAATTTCAAGTATCTTTAAATCTCAATAAAAATAATCCCGAAGCTTTAATATATTTCAATAATGCTAAAGTGATTAGCCAAGAGCATTTCAAAATAGCTGTCAGTGTTCCCTTGGGTAATATGCCAGAAGTTGCTCGTGAAATCTTGCGTGGTGTAGCACAAGCACAAGCAGAATTTAATCATCAAAATGGTATTAAGCAAAAATTATTGTTAGTTCAGATTGTTAATGATGATAACGATCCTGCGATTGTTCGTCAGGTTGCTCAGCGACTTGCTGAAGATCCCAAGATTTTGGCTGTAGTGGGGCACAACATAAGCAATGCTTCTCTAGCTGGGTCAGAAGTTTATCAAAAAGAAGGTTTAGTAATGATTTCTCCTACCAGTGGTTCTACAGAATTATCAGGGATTGGTTCCTACATCATGCGTACAATTCCCAGCGTGGCACTTATGGCTAATACTCTAGCAGATTATGCCTCAGTTAATTATTTTACCAATATTGTCGTTTGTGCCGATTCTGGCTCTTCTGCCAGTAGTTCTTTTGTTGAAGAATTTATCTCTGAAATGAACAATGATGGTGGTAAAGTCGCAGGGGTTAAATGTGATTTTGCTCAGAAAAATCTTGACCCTCAATCAATAGTTAAGCAAGCTATCTCTCAAAATGCTGATGCTTTACTTTTGGCTCCTTCCCTCAACCATATCAGTAAGGCGATCGCTATCTCTCAAGCCAACCAAAATAGATTACCTCTATTGGGAAATCATTCTCTTTATACTTTTGAGACTATTAAGCAGGGTAAGGAGCAGGTAGCGGGAATGGTTTTGCCTTCTCCTTGGATTCCTACTGCCACCTCTGATAATGATTTTTCCCAGAAGGCGATTGAATACTGGGGCGGTCAAGTTAACTGGCGCACTGCAACGGCTTACGATGCCACCAAAGCCATTATTCAAGGATTAAGATCATCTCAAACTCGCTCCCAATTGCAGTCTGTAATCACCCAGTCGGATTTCGTGGTGAATGGCGTAACGGGAAAATTCCGTTTCGACCAAGGCGATCGCCTTGGTAAAACACAGCTAGCCTATATTACAAAAGCTGACAAAAACTCCGAACAATATCAGTTTGCCCCCTTAAATTTGAATATCAACCTGGAGCGTTAG
- a CDS encoding carbohydrate ABC transporter permease codes for MVINKQEKLTGWLLLFPALLILGLVFIYPIARAFWLSWFTENLGTQLKPELAYLGNYQRMLGDGRFWQSLFNTSVFTAISVGLELVFGLGIALVLNKSFFGRGVVRTIAIIPWALPTAIMGLAWAWIFNDQYGVVNDLLSRLGLIDTGINWLGTPALAMTALIVADVWKTTPFISIILLAGLQSISQDLYEAHAMDGASPWQSFSQITLPLLMPQILIALLFRFAQSFGVFDLVQVMTGGGPAGSTETVSIYIYSTVMRYLDFGYGAALVVVTFLLLILAVGITSLLLKKVRA; via the coding sequence ATGGTTATTAATAAACAAGAAAAATTAACAGGCTGGCTATTATTATTCCCAGCTTTATTAATTTTAGGTTTAGTATTCATTTATCCCATTGCCAGAGCATTCTGGCTGAGTTGGTTTACGGAAAACTTGGGGACGCAACTAAAACCAGAGTTGGCTTATCTTGGTAATTATCAAAGAATGCTGGGAGACGGCAGATTTTGGCAAAGTTTGTTTAATACTTCTGTCTTTACGGCGATTAGCGTTGGTTTAGAGCTGGTATTTGGTTTGGGTATTGCTTTAGTCTTGAATAAATCATTTTTTGGTCGAGGCGTTGTACGGACAATTGCCATTATCCCCTGGGCTTTACCTACTGCCATTATGGGCTTAGCCTGGGCTTGGATCTTTAACGATCAATACGGCGTAGTTAATGATTTATTGAGTCGTCTGGGATTAATTGATACAGGGATTAATTGGTTGGGAACACCTGCTTTAGCGATGACTGCTTTAATAGTTGCTGATGTTTGGAAAACAACCCCCTTTATCAGTATTATTTTGCTAGCTGGTTTGCAATCGATCTCACAGGACTTATACGAAGCTCATGCTATGGATGGAGCGAGTCCCTGGCAGAGTTTTAGTCAGATTACTTTACCCTTATTGATGCCTCAAATATTAATCGCTTTATTATTTAGGTTTGCTCAATCATTTGGCGTTTTTGATTTGGTACAGGTAATGACTGGAGGTGGTCCCGCCGGTTCAACAGAAACGGTGTCAATTTATATTTACTCAACAGTAATGCGCTATTTAGACTTTGGTTATGGGGCAGCTTTAGTAGTAGTAACTTTTCTGCTGTTAATCTTGGCTGTCGGTATTACCTCATTACTGTTGAAAAAAGTTCGTGCCTGA
- a CDS encoding endonuclease domain-containing protein, giving the protein MRDRNLNSFHLPYNSNLVEKARKLRKNMTPAERKLWYGYLRSFKFRVLRQRPIAYFIVDFYCAALKLVIEVDGASHFTEAGQFYDAKRTNILEGYGLMVIRFTNDEVLHNFDVVCDRIEGLSSLK; this is encoded by the coding sequence ATGCGCGATCGCAACTTGAATAGTTTTCATCTTCCCTATAATTCTAATTTGGTAGAAAAAGCTAGAAAATTGCGGAAGAATATGACCCCAGCAGAGAGAAAACTTTGGTATGGCTATCTGAGAAGTTTTAAGTTTAGGGTGTTGAGACAAAGACCGATCGCATATTTTATTGTGGATTTTTATTGTGCTGCGTTGAAGTTGGTGATTGAAGTTGATGGAGCTTCTCATTTTACCGAAGCGGGACAGTTTTATGATGCAAAAAGAACTAATATTCTTGAAGGTTATGGTTTGATGGTGATTCGCTTTACTAATGATGAGGTCTTACATAATTTTGATGTAGTTTGCGATCGCATTGAAGGTTTAAGTTCCTTAAAGTGA
- a CDS encoding ABC transporter substrate-binding protein produces MFIFPLVKKLLKSSFNFVKINRLLIVLATIIGLTFQLAILPALTQQPITIKTLIRADEAQQLQPLVTKFNQQHSDIKFQIVEAPSDSNQVEDLYTSSFLLGNSPYDLVYMDIVWTPKFAAAGWLKDVSERLSEDELTQYLEGDIAGGMYQDKLYRIPFRSDAGMLYYRQDLLTQAGYEPPETFSDLLTISQDLQQQGLADWGYVWQGKQYEGLAAMFVEILAGNGAFWVNPDTLEVGLDEPKAVQAVDFLRTTITKNISPPGVTTYAEDETRLLFQNGKTVFLRNWPYVYSLALQSPIAGKYNIKPMVHAVGNNSGACLGGWGLGISQSSKHPDAAWQVIKFLSSEDSQREFILETGFVPSRTNLFNDPEIVAKYSYYPKLLKVVQSSALRPPIAQYAQASDILQRYLSAAITGKMTSEKAMQAAAKETRSLLTR; encoded by the coding sequence ATGTTTATCTTTCCTCTAGTTAAAAAACTACTCAAAAGTAGCTTCAACTTTGTCAAAATTAATCGCTTGTTAATCGTCTTGGCGACTATTATCGGTCTAACGTTTCAGCTCGCTATCTTGCCAGCTTTGACTCAACAGCCAATTACAATCAAAACTTTGATCCGAGCTGATGAAGCTCAGCAGTTACAACCTTTAGTTACTAAATTTAATCAACAACACTCAGATATTAAATTTCAAATTGTCGAAGCTCCCAGCGACAGTAACCAAGTTGAAGATTTGTATACTTCCTCATTTTTATTGGGTAATTCTCCTTACGATTTGGTTTACATGGATATAGTGTGGACTCCCAAATTTGCCGCAGCAGGCTGGTTGAAAGATGTCTCTGAACGTTTATCGGAAGATGAATTAACACAGTATCTGGAGGGGGATATAGCAGGAGGGATGTATCAAGATAAGCTATATCGTATTCCTTTTCGTTCTGATGCGGGAATGCTCTACTATCGCCAAGATTTACTTACTCAAGCTGGATATGAACCACCAGAAACCTTTAGCGATTTACTTACAATTTCTCAGGATTTGCAACAGCAGGGTTTGGCAGATTGGGGTTATGTTTGGCAAGGAAAGCAGTATGAAGGATTAGCCGCAATGTTTGTGGAAATCTTGGCAGGTAATGGTGCTTTTTGGGTCAATCCAGATACCTTGGAAGTTGGACTAGATGAGCCAAAGGCAGTTCAAGCAGTTGATTTTCTGCGTACTACCATCACCAAAAATATTTCTCCACCTGGAGTAACTACCTACGCTGAAGATGAAACTCGTCTGTTGTTTCAAAATGGCAAAACAGTTTTTCTCAGGAATTGGCCCTATGTATATAGCTTGGCTTTACAATCTCCCATCGCCGGAAAATATAATATTAAGCCGATGGTTCATGCAGTAGGGAATAACAGTGGGGCTTGCCTTGGAGGATGGGGCTTAGGAATATCTCAGAGCAGTAAACATCCCGACGCAGCTTGGCAGGTCATTAAGTTTCTTAGCAGTGAAGATTCTCAACGAGAATTTATTTTAGAAACTGGTTTTGTCCCTAGTCGAACCAATTTATTTAATGATCCCGAAATTGTTGCCAAATATAGTTACTATCCCAAGCTCTTGAAGGTTGTACAAAGTTCGGCACTACGCCCACCAATTGCTCAATATGCGCAAGCTTCAGATATTTTACAGCGTTACTTAAGTGCTGCGATAACTGGCAAAATGACTTCGGAAAAAGCGATGCAAGCTGCTGCTAAAGAAACTCGCAGCTTATTGACAAGATAA
- a CDS encoding NAD(P)/FAD-dependent oxidoreductase encodes MKEILYTEIPTPDIHKVEAWLHDKWQPQLGTKSITPNGIRLQFDFPTKSELSIFVWQLQRTTYLKIFQWGDKPIAQADQIKQQLITEIRQAFPQEYPVPPAIDLSQQSIFEALADHYPQTVHFFQKMPNGEYDLNRVYWWEKRWRDSVNRPQQPKEVVFKSDFSQSSSEKRTDYDLIYIGGALGVIHAAVMAQKGYRVLLIERLPFGRMNREWNISRDEFQSLINLGLFTPEEFESVIAAEYVDGYSKFFDGYNPPHLKAAVLHTPKVLNVAIDAEKLLRFCGDKLLQEGGDIWDETEFVRADVSHNEVTVKSTHLPSNEAKQPTARLLIDAMGTASPIAWQLNGGRTFDSVCPTVGAVIESGFAPEVWDEDYGDVLNSHGDISRGRQLIWELFPAGNKELTFYLFHYHQVHPDNPGSLLEMYEDFFTILPEYRRCDPEELVWKKPTFGYIPGHFSVSDRDRTVAFDRLLAIGDAASLQSPLIFTGFGSLVRNLERLTTLLHTALQHDLLTAEHLNQIRAYQSNISVTWLFSKGMMVPTGKTLPPQRINSMLNTFFGLLADEPPEVADTFIKDRTDWLTFNRLALIAARKNPALLVWIWEMAGSKDMLRWLGSYFAFNLDALRNLLLGGWYPGWLKQSQPWLEKNYPGLWLKLLSLNYQLRFSPPDNM; translated from the coding sequence ATGAAAGAAATACTTTATACAGAAATACCGACACCGGATATACACAAGGTAGAAGCTTGGTTACACGACAAGTGGCAACCTCAACTAGGAACAAAAAGTATTACCCCTAATGGAATTCGTCTTCAATTTGATTTCCCAACTAAAAGTGAATTATCGATTTTTGTCTGGCAGTTACAGCGCACTACCTATTTAAAAATTTTCCAATGGGGAGATAAGCCAATTGCCCAAGCCGATCAAATTAAGCAACAGTTAATTACAGAGATTCGCCAGGCATTTCCTCAAGAATATCCGGTTCCTCCGGCTATTGATTTATCCCAGCAGTCGATTTTTGAGGCTTTAGCCGATCATTATCCGCAAACAGTTCACTTCTTTCAGAAAATGCCTAACGGAGAATACGATCTCAATCGGGTTTATTGGTGGGAGAAACGTTGGCGCGATAGTGTCAATCGTCCTCAACAGCCTAAAGAAGTAGTTTTTAAAAGTGATTTCTCTCAATCTTCCTCAGAGAAAAGAACAGATTATGACCTAATCTATATTGGTGGTGCTCTCGGGGTAATTCATGCGGCAGTAATGGCTCAAAAAGGTTATCGAGTACTGTTAATTGAAAGATTACCTTTTGGCAGAATGAATCGAGAATGGAATATCTCTCGAGACGAATTTCAGAGTTTGATTAATCTGGGTTTGTTTACTCCCGAAGAATTTGAATCAGTTATTGCTGCCGAATATGTTGACGGTTACAGTAAGTTTTTTGATGGGTACAATCCGCCTCATTTGAAAGCTGCTGTACTCCATACCCCTAAAGTATTAAATGTGGCAATTGATGCGGAAAAACTGTTGCGTTTCTGTGGCGATAAATTACTTCAGGAGGGTGGCGATATTTGGGATGAAACAGAATTTGTTCGTGCCGATGTTTCCCATAACGAAGTTACAGTAAAGTCAACTCATCTTCCATCTAATGAAGCCAAACAGCCAACAGCCAGATTATTAATTGATGCTATGGGCACTGCTTCCCCCATTGCTTGGCAATTAAATGGTGGTCGTACATTCGATAGTGTCTGTCCAACAGTCGGTGCAGTGATTGAAAGCGGTTTTGCTCCTGAAGTGTGGGATGAAGATTATGGAGATGTTTTAAATTCTCATGGCGATATATCTAGAGGAAGACAATTAATTTGGGAATTATTTCCTGCGGGTAATAAAGAATTGACTTTCTATCTCTTCCATTACCATCAGGTACATCCTGATAACCCCGGTTCACTACTTGAAATGTATGAGGACTTCTTTACAATTTTGCCAGAATACCGCCGTTGCGATCCAGAAGAACTGGTGTGGAAGAAGCCTACTTTTGGTTATATACCAGGTCATTTTAGTGTCAGCGATCGCGATCGCACGGTGGCCTTTGATCGTCTACTAGCTATTGGCGATGCCGCTTCTCTACAATCTCCTTTAATTTTTACTGGTTTTGGTTCCTTAGTACGTAATCTAGAAAGACTAACGACCCTGTTGCATACTGCCTTACAACACGATTTACTGACCGCAGAACATCTCAATCAAATTAGAGCTTATCAAAGCAATATTTCGGTCACTTGGCTGTTTTCCAAGGGGATGATGGTTCCTACGGGTAAAACCTTACCTCCTCAAAGAATTAACTCCATGTTGAACACCTTCTTTGGGTTATTAGCAGATGAACCTCCTGAAGTTGCTGATACGTTTATTAAAGACCGTACTGACTGGTTGACCTTTAATAGATTGGCGTTAATTGCTGCTCGTAAAAATCCTGCTCTATTAGTCTGGATTTGGGAAATGGCAGGAAGCAAAGATATGTTGCGTTGGCTAGGTTCATATTTTGCTTTTAACTTAGATGCTTTAAGAAATCTATTGCTAGGAGGTTGGTATCCTGGTTGGTTAAAACAATCTCAACCCTGGTTAGAAAAAAACTATCCTGGGTTATGGTTAAAGCTATTGAGCTTAAACTATCAATTACGGTTTTCTCCTCCAGACAACATGTAA
- the rlmB gene encoding 23S rRNA (guanosine(2251)-2'-O)-methyltransferase RlmB — MKPKYSYNRQPKKIIQKSKSPPGETSPQNKAEIDLTYGRHPVLAALKSDRQINRIWVTGKLLGHGQFYPLIKEAKANGTIIDEVDSRRLSQLTQGGNHQGIAIQVAPYSYWDLTDLINRAKQTPDPVIVIADGIEDPHNLGAIIRTAEALGVQGLVIPQRRAVGVTSTVMKVAAGALENMAIARVINLNQAITKLKEAGFWIYGTTADTDKLLHETNFSGAVGLVVGSEGKGLSQLTEKNCDQLVAIPLVGKTPSLNASVATAIALYEVFRQRQF; from the coding sequence ATGAAACCTAAGTATTCATATAATCGGCAGCCCAAAAAAATCATACAGAAAAGTAAGTCTCCTCCCGGGGAGACTTCTCCCCAAAATAAAGCAGAAATTGATTTAACTTACGGTCGTCATCCAGTTTTAGCTGCACTAAAAAGCGATCGCCAAATTAATCGGATTTGGGTGACAGGAAAATTACTTGGTCATGGGCAATTTTATCCCTTAATTAAAGAAGCTAAGGCTAACGGCACAATTATTGATGAGGTGGATTCTCGCCGTCTCTCCCAGTTAACTCAAGGAGGCAACCATCAAGGAATTGCGATTCAAGTTGCTCCTTACTCTTACTGGGATTTAACCGACTTAATTAATCGAGCCAAACAAACACCTGATCCTGTGATCGTCATTGCTGACGGAATCGAAGATCCTCACAACTTAGGGGCAATTATACGTACGGCGGAAGCTTTAGGAGTTCAAGGATTAGTTATTCCCCAACGTAGAGCAGTTGGTGTTACTTCAACAGTCATGAAAGTAGCCGCAGGTGCATTAGAAAATATGGCGATCGCCAGAGTGATTAATTTAAACCAAGCAATTACTAAGCTTAAAGAAGCAGGTTTTTGGATTTATGGCACTACTGCCGATACCGATAAGCTTCTACACGAAACTAATTTCAGTGGTGCGGTAGGTTTAGTAGTCGGTTCAGAAGGCAAAGGTTTAAGCCAGTTAACCGAGAAAAATTGCGATCAGCTAGTAGCAATTCCTTTAGTGGGGAAAACCCCCAGTCTTAATGCTTCCGTCGCCACTGCGATCGCACTTTATGAAGTATTTCGGCAAAGACAATTTTGA